Proteins encoded within one genomic window of Apium graveolens cultivar Ventura unplaced genomic scaffold, ASM990537v1 ctg5777, whole genome shotgun sequence:
- the LOC141702827 gene encoding uncharacterized protein LOC141702827 produces the protein MSNVNRGWMSRRMKSDRITLTDEYKNGVEEFLDSAKRCGLTKDKALCPCKNCGNGHWENLDTIKFHLYASGFFESYTVWTLHGEKEPTTESRRTCHRKRRAPPIVEPLVDMFGLLRDSSGQYFYSFNDMRGSNSSSMNDAEESPNFDASQFYTDANESGAPIYPGNKNYTKLSFTTRLLHFKDVSRCSEKSFNLLLDIIGEVLPRDHKLPVSYYAMKKMVKKLKLGYEKIDVCSNNCMLFYNNDEKKVVCDICKEDRYKDIMGKNGRKIPKKVLRHFPLISRLQRLYMSEHTAKHMTWHKNREIKEGELSHPSDGDDWKNFDKRYPSFAKEFRNVRLGLSSDGFNPFGNSGNNVYTLWPVVVVVYNLPPSMCMKRPFMFMTLLIPGPDNPKKNLNVFLRPLMNELFILWKAGLKLMINI, from the coding sequence ATGTCAAATGTAAACCGTGGTTGGATGTCACGTCGTATGAAAAGTGATCGCATTACGTTAACGGATGAGTATAAAAATGGTGTGGAAGAATTTTTAGATTCGGCAAAAAGGTGTGGGTTGACAAAAGATAAGGCGTTGTGTCCTTGTAAGAATTGTGGGAATGGTCATTGGGAAAATTTAGATACCATAAAGTTTCACTTGTATGCTTCCGGATTTTTTGAATCATATACCGTGTGGACTTTACACGGTGAGAAAGAGCCAACAACGGAGTCTCGACGGACATGTCATCGTAAACGACGTGCACCACCAATTGTGGAACCACTAGTGGATATGTTTGGGTTGTTACGAGATAGTTCCGGGCAATATTTTTATAGCTTCAATGATATGAGGGGTAGTAATAGTAGTAGTATGAATGATGCCGAAGAATCTCCAAATTTTGATGCTTCTCAATTTTACACCGATGCCAATGAGTCGGGAGCTCCTATTTACCCCGGTAACAAAAATTATACAAAACTCTCTTTCACTACGAGATTGTTACATTTCAAAGACGTATCTCGTTGTAGTGAGAAATCATTTAatttactacttgatattattggGGAAGTGTTGCCACGAGATCATAAGCTACCGGTTTCTTATTATGCAATGAAGAAAATGGTGAAAAAATTGAAGTTGGGATATGAAAAAATTGATGTATGTTCAAATAATTGTATGTTATTTTATAATAACGACGAAAAAAAAGTTGTTTGTGACATTTGCAAAGAGGATCGTTACAAAGATATCATGGGAAAAAATGGAAGAAAAATACCAAAGAAGGTGTTAAGACATTTTCCGCTAATTTCCCGTTTACAACGATTATACATGTCGGAGCATACGGCTAAACATATGACTTGGCACAAGAATAGAGAAATAAAAGAGGGAGAGCTAAGTCACCCCTCGGACGGAGATGATTGGAAAAATTTTGACAAGCGATACCCATCTTTTGCTAAGGAGTTTCGTAATGTTCGACTTGGATTGTCGAGTGATGGTTTCAATCCATTTGGAAATTCCGGAAATAATGTATACACATTGTGGCCGGTTGTAGTGGTCGTCTATAATCTACCTCCTTCTATGTGTATGAAAAGACCGTTCATGTTTATGACACTACTAATTCCCGGTCCGGATAATCCGAAAAAAAATCTCAATGTGTTTCTAAGGCCGCTTATGAACGAATTATTTATTTTGTGGAAAGCGGGGTTGAAACTTATGATCAACATTTGA